tgtgcatttgaGGTTTCTAATATAATGCTCATCTGTATTTGTGTATATCTATCTCATAAGCCGTTTCACTTGCATTCAGTCACCACTGGGTAGTCTGAactccctctctcccctcagTCACAACTGCGGCACTTTCCCATTTGGTGCGCAAAAAGGCAGTGAATGCCTCGATATCTCTGCACTAACATGGCGTGACATTAATTCAAATCTGGgcagaaacaaaaggaaacgATTTCGTTCTCAAATGGATACCAGCAGCACCAACAAGTCTGGAAAGACagcagatgaagatggagaggTCTACGAGCGTTTTGCGCACATTCGAGCTGGAGTTCTGggattgatttttgtttttgcagcatgTGGTAATCTTTTCTTCTTGGGCACACtttggaaaaagagaaaaagaaacacaaggacTCAGCTGTTCCTCTTCCACTTGTGCTTGGCGGATCTGGTGGTCGCTTTTTTCCAAGTCTTACCACAGATTTCCATCGAAGTTACGCACCGGTTCCAAGGGACAGATTTCCTGTGCCGGTGCGTAAAATACCTGCAGGTGGTTGGAATGTTTGCCTCCGCGTACATGATCGTGGCCATGACCATAGACCGGTACCACGCAGTTTGCATGCCGATGGTTTCCTTCTTGAAGGGCTCTTTTAGGCGATATCTTTCCATTGGAGCAGCGTGGCTGACCTCTCTCGCCTTCAGCTCTCCGCAACTCTTTATCTTCTCTCtccaggaggtggaggagaaccagtaCGA
This is a stretch of genomic DNA from Amphiprion ocellaris isolate individual 3 ecotype Okinawa chromosome 21, ASM2253959v1, whole genome shotgun sequence. It encodes these proteins:
- the avpr2l gene encoding arginine vasopressin receptor 2, like, with the protein product MDTSSTNKSGKTADEDGEVYERFAHIRAGVLGLIFVFAACGNLFFLGTLWKKRKRNTRTQLFLFHLCLADLVVAFFQVLPQISIEVTHRFQGTDFLCRCVKYLQVVGMFASAYMIVAMTIDRYHAVCMPMVSFLKGSFRRYLSIGAAWLTSLAFSSPQLFIFSLQEVEENQYDCWATFVEPWGSRIYISWITLSVFALPAVILLYCQMRICTTIYFNMKRKALQSGRTGTKGLSNAMLKTVKMTFVIIMAYTMCWSPFFVVQLWSAWSPSSAPTKGPVFAIIMLLASLNSCTNPWIYLYYS